The following are encoded together in the Desulfovibrio legallii genome:
- a CDS encoding flagellin, producing the protein MSLVINHNMMAANTARNLNSHYAALSKSTQRLSTGLRVNSAADDAAGLAIRELQRADIATLQQGARNANDAISMIQTADGALSVIDEKLTRMKELAEQAATGTYDSTQRLMIDSEYQAMASEITRIANATDFNGIHLLDGTLSDDTHDGSGITATGKMKIHFGTGNDSAEDYYYIKIGNSTASALGVGNSADPNTSMAFTVSTQQAAQSALVGITNAIVSKDNIRAHLGAMQNRLENTITNLNTQAENLQAAESRISDVDVATEMTEFVRNQILSQSAVAMLSQANSLPQMAMQLIGG; encoded by the coding sequence ATGTCTTTGGTCATTAACCACAATATGATGGCCGCCAACACGGCCAGAAATCTGAACAGTCACTATGCGGCACTGAGCAAATCCACCCAGCGGCTTTCCACCGGCCTGCGGGTCAACTCTGCGGCGGACGACGCCGCCGGCCTGGCCATCCGCGAACTGCAGCGGGCCGACATCGCCACCCTGCAGCAGGGCGCGCGCAACGCCAACGACGCCATTTCCATGATCCAGACCGCCGACGGCGCTCTGAGCGTCATTGACGAAAAACTGACCCGCATGAAGGAACTGGCGGAACAGGCGGCCACCGGCACCTACGATTCCACCCAACGCCTCATGATCGATTCCGAATACCAGGCCATGGCTTCGGAAATTACCCGTATCGCCAACGCTACGGACTTTAACGGCATCCACCTGCTCGACGGCACCCTTTCCGACGACACCCACGACGGGTCGGGCATCACCGCCACGGGCAAGATGAAGATCCACTTCGGCACGGGCAATGATTCCGCCGAGGACTACTACTACATCAAAATCGGCAACAGCACGGCTTCGGCCCTGGGCGTGGGCAACAGCGCAGACCCCAACACTTCCATGGCCTTTACCGTGTCCACCCAGCAGGCTGCCCAAAGCGCTCTGGTGGGCATTACCAACGCCATCGTTTCCAAGGACAATATCCGCGCACACCTGGGCGCCATGCAGAACAGGCTGGAGAACACCATCACCAACCTGAACACCCAGGCCGAAAATCTGCAGGCCGCCGAATCGCGTATTTCGGACGTGGACGTGGCCACGGAAATGACGGAATTTGTGCGCAACCAGATCCTGAGCCAGTCGGCCGTGGCCATGCTTTCTCAGGCCAATTCGCTGCCTCAGATGGCCATGCAGCTCATCGGCGGTTAA
- a CDS encoding flagellar hook-basal body complex protein — MGLSASMWASVSGLLSHGQKMNVVGNNIANVSTIGFKSQRMDFNDYLYRSTGTASGTSQIGAGASVYAILGDYSTGSFESTNSVTDLAIDGNGFFQVRKTNSKEKYYTRAGDFYFNNDRELQNPEGYLLQGWKVNNEKKLTFNSGSTNLGTASSSESAYVGSGTPTDIVLDSWNILPQQTTNVTFTMGLTNDGTGDRTTSETSPMTALFDLWNGASEPPLADTAYATQSSIDVYDEGGATHTLTVYYDQVDTSKTDSNGNTLYSIEGLPAGYSMYEYLVTVPPSEDRRSYGGQDYDPATNTWGTEPTSFYDDPVKGTNKNAGVLMSGVMIFDASGQLVNQTAYSYGATETPDANDQVSVDPSDKKSWQPTKTSSNGVPVFTANFSGQPLANSVSETMRTSAGGTPVSQAQDYIIELDFGLKNLSNPAWNNPTATTVKTDSSGNPIGTWPSAPATEVSMGMDKYGYYQEVGDEKLYGQDSGSHDVYADSTGYYYYDGTNKIYGTTSAGTEVMYDGAYYIDDSGTKCYNTTVVSGAETPAYQNSYGWYYKAGSDDVYGTANGFNVLHDSTGYYYTDGSGTRQDVTSSEFTAITTTAVKPESPTAPLDSTRLQAVTSSEKNSLASLTTISKSTGSSSGIPQFKNVISYGSTVPTMATVERQEYASAANTTSYTVQSSSQDGYASGTLSNVDIDEAGVVYGIYSNGKTIPLYQIALYDFQCTQGLYREGGNLFSATQDSGEPRVGVAGDNGFGATKAYNIEQSNVDMTTEFVQMIATQRGFQANSKGITTVDTMLETVIGMKR; from the coding sequence ATGGGTCTTTCAGCCAGCATGTGGGCCAGCGTTTCAGGCCTGCTTTCCCACGGACAGAAGATGAACGTGGTGGGCAACAATATCGCCAACGTGAGCACCATCGGCTTCAAAAGCCAACGCATGGACTTCAACGACTATCTGTACCGCAGCACCGGCACGGCCAGCGGCACTTCGCAGATCGGCGCGGGCGCCAGCGTTTACGCCATTCTGGGCGACTATTCCACCGGTTCCTTTGAAAGCACCAACTCGGTGACGGATCTCGCCATTGACGGCAACGGATTTTTTCAGGTGCGCAAGACCAACAGCAAAGAAAAATACTACACCCGCGCGGGCGACTTCTATTTCAACAATGACCGCGAACTGCAGAACCCTGAAGGCTATCTGCTGCAGGGTTGGAAGGTGAACAACGAAAAAAAGCTCACCTTCAACAGCGGCTCCACCAACCTGGGCACGGCCAGCAGCAGCGAATCCGCCTATGTGGGTTCCGGCACGCCCACAGACATCGTGCTGGACAGCTGGAACATCCTGCCCCAGCAAACCACCAACGTCACCTTTACCATGGGCCTGACCAACGACGGCACGGGCGACCGCACCACCAGTGAAACCAGCCCCATGACGGCCCTGTTTGACCTCTGGAACGGCGCCAGCGAACCGCCCCTGGCGGACACGGCCTACGCCACCCAGTCCAGCATCGACGTGTATGACGAAGGCGGCGCCACCCATACCCTTACCGTCTATTACGACCAGGTGGACACCAGCAAGACGGACTCCAACGGCAACACCCTGTACAGCATTGAGGGGCTGCCCGCGGGCTACAGCATGTATGAATACCTGGTAACCGTTCCGCCCTCTGAAGATCGGCGCAGCTATGGCGGCCAGGACTACGACCCCGCCACCAACACCTGGGGCACAGAACCCACGTCGTTTTACGACGACCCCGTCAAGGGCACCAATAAAAATGCCGGCGTACTGATGAGCGGCGTCATGATTTTTGACGCCAGCGGTCAGCTGGTCAACCAAACGGCCTACAGCTATGGGGCCACGGAAACGCCCGATGCCAACGACCAGGTGAGCGTGGACCCCTCGGACAAAAAGTCCTGGCAGCCCACCAAGACCTCCAGCAACGGCGTGCCCGTGTTCACAGCCAACTTTTCCGGCCAGCCCCTGGCCAACAGCGTGAGCGAAACCATGCGCACCAGCGCCGGCGGCACGCCCGTGAGTCAGGCCCAGGACTATATCATAGAGCTGGATTTCGGCCTCAAAAACCTGAGCAACCCGGCCTGGAACAACCCCACGGCCACCACGGTCAAGACAGACAGCTCCGGCAACCCTATCGGCACCTGGCCCTCTGCCCCTGCCACAGAAGTCAGCATGGGGATGGACAAATACGGCTACTACCAGGAAGTGGGCGACGAAAAGCTGTATGGGCAGGATTCCGGTAGCCACGACGTCTATGCCGACAGCACCGGCTATTATTACTATGACGGCACAAATAAAATCTACGGAACGACCAGTGCCGGGACAGAGGTCATGTATGACGGCGCTTACTACATCGACGACAGCGGTACAAAGTGCTACAACACCACAGTAGTTTCAGGCGCAGAAACGCCCGCCTACCAGAACAGCTACGGCTGGTATTATAAGGCCGGATCAGACGACGTCTACGGTACGGCAAACGGCTTCAACGTGCTGCACGACTCTACGGGGTACTACTACACTGACGGTTCCGGCACGCGCCAGGATGTGACCAGCAGCGAATTTACCGCCATCACCACCACGGCCGTGAAGCCCGAAAGCCCCACTGCCCCTCTGGACAGCACGCGCCTGCAGGCCGTCACATCCTCTGAAAAGAACAGCCTGGCCAGCCTGACCACTATATCCAAGTCCACGGGTTCAAGTTCGGGCATCCCCCAGTTCAAGAACGTCATCAGTTACGGTTCAACTGTGCCTACCATGGCCACCGTGGAGCGGCAGGAATACGCCAGCGCGGCCAATACCACATCCTACACCGTGCAATCCAGCAGCCAGGACGGTTACGCCTCCGGCACGCTGAGCAATGTGGATATTGACGAAGCCGGCGTGGTCTACGGCATCTATTCCAATGGCAAGACCATTCCGCTCTATCAGATAGCTCTCTACGACTTCCAGTGCACCCAGGGTCTCTACCGCGAAGGCGGCAACCTCTTTTCCGCCACCCAGGATTCGGGCGAGCCCCGCGTGGGCGTGGCCGGGGATAACGGCTTCGGGGCCACCAAGGCCTACAACATTGAGCAGTCCAACGTGGACATGACCACTGAGTTTGTGCAGATGATTGCCACCCAGCGCGGCTTCCAGGCCAACTCTAAGGGCATAACCACCGTGGACACCATGCTGGAAACCGTCATCGGCATGAAGCGGTAG
- a CDS encoding flagellar hook-length control protein FliK encodes MQILPIATDAAAATDALWSAQSAARSADGFAEYLQTMHTAMDNAENGESVSADAALAQENTAAVATTGTAATTQVQSPYTRTTSNGVTYTLEEVCFTKQELQNLRQQLAKAGVSDEGLERLDALADQPDGASLAMVLASLKTGGSTPQLSDDEKSAITSLLKKIDPTGVLDDNAQALMLQGNGAEALALIQNFVARLDQSTGITVTQTEALALGKGLGLSTSALLGLQNQFGTATELLSTPAQLSNLLAPATDYFTAAKTAQKTLDAALKDTLQPMLAKARARTEKEKQAYALQNKKAQQSKAVIDDTVQQKSRQVLEQTVTKTGTADANTAAGQSTAQQATARQTGQPSDQTNAARQSADAGAASLQQQTRSVQSSALQGGEQTNTGKKDQPATDDNAGKEDNTGKKDAWSDLLQTVAVKTAPATSTARADAQAPLYAAQNLAGETPAAVANAAATPPQLARQVAGQVESGLLASMQNGGTRLDLQLHPQELGAITLSLTVRNGEVTALIRPEKSETADMVNRQVEHIRLNLEQQGLKVDKVEVRLDSNQQDASAWQDLQQHNSWQEEDARREELARLKNLATFRNNNKNDTSATLEQPVHSLGGAAGYAAGTLNVVA; translated from the coding sequence ATGCAGATTCTGCCCATCGCCACCGACGCCGCCGCCGCTACCGACGCCCTCTGGAGCGCCCAGAGCGCTGCCCGGAGCGCCGATGGCTTCGCCGAATATCTTCAGACCATGCACACAGCCATGGACAACGCGGAAAACGGCGAAAGCGTCTCCGCTGATGCGGCCTTGGCCCAGGAGAATACCGCCGCTGTCGCCACCACCGGCACCGCCGCCACAACGCAGGTGCAGAGCCCCTACACCCGCACCACTTCCAACGGCGTCACCTATACGCTGGAGGAAGTCTGCTTTACCAAACAGGAGCTCCAGAACCTACGCCAGCAACTGGCCAAGGCAGGCGTTTCAGATGAAGGCCTGGAACGCCTGGACGCCCTGGCCGATCAGCCCGACGGCGCAAGCCTGGCCATGGTGCTGGCCAGCCTCAAAACCGGCGGCAGCACGCCGCAGTTGAGCGACGACGAAAAGTCCGCCATTACTTCTCTGCTGAAAAAAATCGATCCCACCGGCGTGCTGGACGACAACGCCCAGGCCCTCATGCTGCAGGGCAACGGCGCGGAAGCCCTGGCGCTTATTCAGAACTTTGTCGCCAGGCTGGACCAAAGCACCGGCATTACGGTAACGCAGACCGAGGCCCTGGCCCTGGGCAAAGGGCTGGGGCTTTCCACTTCGGCTCTGCTGGGACTGCAGAACCAGTTCGGCACCGCCACGGAACTGCTTTCCACGCCTGCCCAGCTGAGCAATCTGCTGGCCCCGGCCACGGACTATTTTACCGCCGCCAAGACTGCGCAAAAAACCCTGGACGCAGCCCTCAAGGATACCCTGCAGCCCATGCTGGCCAAGGCCCGCGCCCGCACGGAAAAAGAAAAACAGGCTTACGCCCTGCAGAACAAAAAAGCCCAGCAGAGCAAAGCCGTCATTGACGACACCGTACAGCAAAAAAGCCGGCAGGTGCTGGAGCAAACGGTGACGAAAACCGGAACAGCCGACGCCAACACGGCTGCGGGGCAGTCTACAGCACAGCAGGCCACAGCGCGGCAAACCGGGCAGCCTTCGGATCAGACGAATGCCGCGCGTCAAAGCGCCGATGCTGGCGCTGCATCCCTGCAGCAGCAGACCAGGTCCGTGCAGAGCAGCGCACTGCAGGGCGGGGAACAGACAAATACGGGCAAAAAGGATCAGCCTGCAACCGACGATAACGCAGGCAAAGAGGATAACACAGGCAAAAAGGACGCCTGGAGTGACCTGCTGCAGACCGTTGCCGTCAAGACCGCCCCCGCCACAAGCACGGCGCGCGCCGACGCCCAGGCGCCCCTTTACGCCGCGCAGAACCTTGCCGGTGAAACGCCCGCCGCCGTCGCCAATGCCGCCGCAACGCCGCCACAACTGGCGCGCCAGGTGGCGGGACAGGTGGAGAGCGGCTTGCTTGCATCCATGCAGAACGGCGGCACCCGCCTGGACCTGCAGCTGCACCCGCAGGAGCTGGGGGCCATTACCTTGAGCCTCACCGTGCGCAATGGCGAGGTTACCGCCCTGATCCGTCCTGAAAAAAGCGAAACTGCCGACATGGTCAACCGCCAGGTGGAGCATATCCGCCTTAACCTGGAGCAACAAGGCCTCAAGGTAGACAAGGTGGAAGTGCGGCTGGATTCAAACCAGCAGGACGCTTCTGCCTGGCAAGACCTGCAGCAGCACAATTCCTGGCAGGAAGAAGATGCCCGCCGGGAAGAGCTTGCCCGTCTGAAAAACTTGGCAACATTTCGTAATAACAACAAAAATGATACATCTGCAACATTGGAACAGCCTGTGCATTCTTTGGGCGGAGCGGCAGGATATGCCGCCGGAACTCTTAATGTGGTGGCCTGA
- a CDS encoding CgeB family protein, giving the protein MSFDVEALLPDGRTLRMLGAGGPERETAAVRAALNRLSPPAAPQSPDTAAARFDPMAVGPAPALSATLPVLLGCGLGHALRLLLARTTGPLAVVEKERALQDCSGALAALSPQERARIVLVADPEAESALAALTRWQAEHGGHRLLPVALPFYQRLDAAYYGFLRQKLEASARFDFWSRAVEPRFTSARPRLLLLTSRYFLMGEIEAACRQLNLEYRLLTVGDGDVAQADFVRRLLRAVLEFRPDCCLTLNHMGVDVEGVLMDLLARLQLPLASWFVDNPHLIIHLYTRCVSPWTALFTWDSDNIPSLHAAGFEHVFYLPLGTDPERFCPGKERDAPAAWRAAISFVGNSMLYKVGGRLKNGRFPRALLLPFKTVARAFMESELRSVPALLERDFPDVHARYLALPDNEARLAYETAVTWQATRLYRNGCVRRLLPFHPLLVGDAGWKTEFRHESAQPRYLPALSYYTELPAFYGCSDLNFNCTSKQMKGAVNQRIFDIPAAGGFVLTDWRPQMERLFEPDEMAVYHEPEEIADLTRHFLSHPDQRRALVTAGRRRVLACHTWRHRLQTLLHQMRAVYGVKSVQDATPAPPPGPMT; this is encoded by the coding sequence ATGTCCTTTGATGTGGAAGCTCTTCTGCCCGACGGCCGTACGCTGCGTATGCTGGGGGCGGGCGGCCCGGAGCGCGAAACTGCAGCCGTGCGCGCCGCCCTGAACAGACTTTCGCCGCCTGCGGCCCCACAGAGCCCCGACACGGCCGCCGCACGCTTCGACCCGATGGCCGTCGGCCCGGCCCCGGCCCTGTCCGCAACGCTGCCCGTGCTTCTGGGCTGCGGCTTGGGGCACGCCCTGCGCCTGCTGCTGGCCCGCACCACGGGCCCGCTGGCGGTAGTGGAAAAAGAACGGGCTCTGCAAGACTGCAGCGGCGCGCTGGCCGCCCTCAGCCCGCAAGAGCGCGCCCGCATTGTTCTGGTTGCCGATCCGGAGGCGGAATCTGCCCTGGCCGCCCTGACCCGCTGGCAGGCGGAACACGGCGGCCACCGTCTGTTGCCTGTGGCCCTGCCGTTTTATCAGCGTCTGGACGCGGCCTACTACGGCTTTTTGCGCCAAAAGCTCGAGGCCAGCGCCCGCTTTGACTTCTGGAGCCGCGCCGTGGAACCGCGCTTTACCAGCGCCCGCCCCCGCCTTTTACTGCTCACCAGCCGCTACTTTCTTATGGGCGAAATCGAAGCCGCCTGCCGCCAGCTGAACCTGGAATACCGGCTTCTCACCGTAGGCGACGGCGATGTGGCCCAGGCAGATTTTGTGCGCCGCCTGCTGCGCGCCGTACTGGAATTCCGCCCCGACTGCTGCCTGACGCTCAACCACATGGGCGTGGACGTGGAGGGCGTGCTCATGGACCTGCTGGCCCGGCTGCAACTGCCCCTGGCCTCCTGGTTTGTGGACAATCCACACCTGATTATCCACCTCTACACGCGCTGCGTGAGCCCCTGGACAGCCCTGTTCACCTGGGACAGCGACAATATCCCCAGCCTGCACGCCGCGGGCTTCGAACATGTCTTCTATCTGCCCCTGGGCACGGACCCGGAACGCTTTTGCCCCGGCAAAGAACGTGACGCCCCGGCGGCCTGGCGCGCGGCAATCTCCTTTGTGGGCAATTCCATGCTCTACAAGGTGGGCGGAAGGCTCAAAAACGGCCGCTTTCCCCGCGCCTTGCTGCTGCCCTTCAAAACCGTGGCGCGGGCCTTTATGGAAAGCGAACTGCGTTCGGTGCCCGCTCTGCTGGAGCGGGACTTTCCCGATGTACACGCCCGCTACCTGGCCCTGCCGGACAATGAAGCCAGGCTGGCCTATGAGACGGCCGTCACCTGGCAGGCCACCCGCCTCTACCGCAATGGCTGCGTGCGCCGCCTGCTGCCCTTTCACCCGCTCCTTGTGGGCGACGCGGGCTGGAAGACGGAATTCCGCCACGAATCCGCGCAGCCCCGTTATCTGCCCGCCCTGAGCTACTATACGGAGCTGCCCGCCTTTTACGGCTGTTCAGACCTCAACTTTAACTGCACCAGCAAGCAGATGAAAGGGGCCGTGAACCAGCGTATTTTTGACATCCCCGCCGCCGGCGGTTTTGTGCTTACCGACTGGCGTCCGCAGATGGAACGCCTGTTTGAACCGGACGAAATGGCCGTCTACCATGAGCCGGAAGAAATAGCGGATCTGACCCGCCACTTCCTCTCCCATCCGGACCAGCGTCGCGCTCTGGTCACGGCCGGACGGCGGCGGGTGCTGGCCTGCCACACCTGGCGGCATCGTCTGCAAACCCTGCTCCACCAGATGCGCGCGGTTTACGGCGTAAAAAGCGTTCAGGACGCTACACCAGCGCCCCCCCCCGGACCCATGACGTGA
- the rnc gene encoding ribonuclease III has protein sequence MNKTQAEAVPTPDPRTLLGHVFARPELLERALTHSSWANEYGAGPEHNERQEFLGDAVLELCVSWELYRRFPDAREGQLTRLRARLVSTTSLAERARALGLDQCIKLGRGEESQGGRERDAVLSDALEAVLAAIYEDGGEVAAKAAVGRLFAQCWPEAPQATVVKDYKTRLQEASQQRFGQAPLYTRLGSKGPEHAKTFEVGLRLPDGREFRATGSSCKKAEQTAARTALAALQLKDQD, from the coding sequence ATGAACAAGACGCAAGCAGAGGCCGTCCCCACCCCTGACCCCCGCACTTTGCTGGGGCACGTATTTGCGCGTCCGGAGCTGCTGGAGAGGGCTTTGACCCACAGTTCCTGGGCCAACGAGTACGGGGCGGGGCCGGAACACAACGAACGGCAGGAATTTCTTGGCGACGCGGTGCTGGAACTGTGCGTTTCGTGGGAGCTGTACCGACGGTTTCCCGACGCGCGGGAGGGACAGCTGACCCGGCTGCGCGCCAGGCTGGTGAGCACCACAAGCCTGGCCGAGAGGGCGCGAGCCCTAGGGCTGGACCAGTGCATCAAACTGGGTCGGGGCGAGGAAAGTCAGGGCGGGCGTGAGCGCGATGCCGTGCTGAGCGACGCGCTGGAGGCAGTGCTGGCCGCCATTTATGAAGACGGCGGCGAGGTTGCGGCCAAGGCGGCGGTGGGGCGTCTGTTTGCCCAGTGCTGGCCGGAAGCGCCGCAGGCCACGGTGGTCAAGGACTATAAAACGCGGCTGCAGGAAGCCTCGCAGCAGCGTTTCGGCCAGGCCCCACTGTACACCCGGCTGGGGAGCAAGGGGCCGGAACACGCCAAAACATTTGAAGTGGGTTTGCGTCTGCCGGACGGGCGCGAGTTTCGGGCCACGGGCAGCAGCTGCAAAAAAGCGGAACAGACCGCAGCGCGTACGGCGCTTGCGGCTTTGCAATTAAAAGACCAGGACTGA
- a CDS encoding flagellar hook assembly protein FlgD has translation MSSITQSITQTNNEFSQALSSQTSGSSLDKDSFMLLLVTQFKYQDPLNPMEDKEFISQMAQFSSLEQLMNLNDSMEGLTTATNNQQMINATSYIGKNXTVSGNAIGKVTDAETKTATITRFRYAPSDAVASGTITVRDSDNKAVYTQTLGTLSSGTTYEFNWNGQTSSGATAPDGVYTVSLSLLNSSGEAVLSDQVVDATVTGVVTDNGTVYLGLEGGQLMALSDVRQVMLPSTTSTDTDTSTDSKASSGS, from the coding sequence ATGTCCAGCATAACGCAATCCATTACTCAGACCAATAACGAGTTCAGCCAGGCCCTGAGCAGTCAGACCAGCGGCTCCAGCCTGGACAAGGATTCCTTCATGCTCCTGCTGGTCACCCAGTTCAAGTATCAGGATCCGCTCAATCCCATGGAAGATAAGGAGTTCATCTCCCAGATGGCCCAGTTCTCCAGCCTTGAGCAGCTCATGAACCTGAACGACAGCATGGAAGGGCTGACCACCGCCACCAACAACCAGCAGATGATCAACGCCACTTCCTACATCGGCAAAAACKTCACCGTGTCGGGCAATGCCATAGGCAAGGTTACGGACGCCGAAACCAAGACGGCCACCATCACCCGCTTCCGCTATGCGCCGTCAGACGCCGTGGCCAGCGGCACCATCACTGTGCGCGACAGCGACAACAAGGCCGTTTATACCCAGACCCTGGGCACGCTGAGCTCCGGCACCACATATGAATTCAACTGGAACGGCCAGACCAGCTCCGGCGCCACGGCCCCGGACGGCGTGTACACGGTGAGCCTCTCTCTGCTCAACAGCTCGGGCGAAGCCGTACTTTCCGATCAGGTGGTAGACGCCACAGTCACGGGCGTGGTTACGGACAACGGCACCGTGTACCTGGGCCTGGAGGGCGGCCAGCTCATGGCCCTTTCCGACGTGCGTCAGGTTATGTTGCCCAGCACTACCAGCACGGATACCGACACAAGCACAGATTCGAAGGCCAGCAGCGGCAGTTAA
- a CDS encoding glycosyltransferase family 9 protein: MNADPILIFQLHRMGDLLLTFPLLLRLQRLWPERPLWVVAEPQFFMPLTAIAPEVVFFPPSHCATLARARYKAAFNLCSAPAAAQCMATLRAERKLGPVAGRKGLHVRGFWQLYRTALTQNNHNNAFHWADLHLLDLAPTPDLRAVPHAPLRRAGARRVGLVLGASTPAKRPDADFWARLARRLASAGAPPLLLGGPAEAALGATVARKAGLPQANTCGRLDLGQLAALMRTLDLCVTPDTGPMHLADYLGVPVLNLSMGPVHARETGPTAPGQWVLRAGMSCVGCWQCGRGRLYCKGAFSPAAVADTVLALLQTPCLGLPAALPSRPGLRLWRTGRDVLGLHSLSAVGSPSPSCRPVLEDFWQAVFLYIYQPALAPLLQTRLTALHTRFPALQTRLGAALAQVCAHCAAALRNDARSLPPGFWNSQPPLARLGSGFLHLYLQNASYSRRAWRTALERLADLASRLG, encoded by the coding sequence GTGAACGCGGACCCCATCCTCATCTTTCAGCTCCACCGCATGGGGGATCTGCTGCTCACCTTTCCCCTGCTGCTGCGCCTGCAACGACTGTGGCCGGAGCGCCCCCTCTGGGTGGTGGCCGAACCGCAGTTTTTTATGCCCCTCACGGCCATAGCGCCGGAGGTGGTTTTTTTCCCTCCGTCCCACTGCGCGACCCTGGCCCGTGCCCGCTATAAGGCCGCCTTCAATCTCTGCAGCGCACCCGCAGCAGCCCAGTGCATGGCAACCCTGCGGGCGGAGCGCAAGCTCGGCCCCGTGGCCGGCCGCAAGGGCTTGCATGTGCGCGGCTTCTGGCAGCTGTACCGGACAGCGCTAACCCAAAACAACCACAACAACGCCTTCCACTGGGCGGACCTGCATTTGCTGGACCTTGCCCCCACTCCAGATCTGCGCGCCGTGCCCCACGCGCCGTTGCGCCGCGCCGGGGCGCGGCGTGTGGGCCTGGTGCTGGGCGCCAGCACCCCGGCCAAACGGCCCGACGCGGATTTCTGGGCACGGCTGGCGCGACGGCTGGCTTCGGCCGGCGCCCCCCCTCTGCTGCTGGGCGGCCCGGCCGAGGCCGCGCTGGGGGCAACAGTGGCCCGCAAGGCCGGTCTGCCCCAGGCCAACACCTGCGGTCGGCTGGACCTGGGCCAACTGGCGGCCCTGATGCGCACCCTGGACCTCTGCGTCACACCGGATACGGGCCCCATGCATTTGGCAGACTATCTGGGCGTGCCCGTGCTCAACCTTTCCATGGGCCCCGTGCACGCGCGGGAAACGGGCCCCACCGCTCCCGGCCAGTGGGTGCTGCGCGCGGGCATGAGCTGTGTGGGCTGCTGGCAGTGCGGACGCGGCCGCCTGTACTGCAAAGGGGCTTTCAGCCCGGCGGCCGTGGCGGACACGGTGCTGGCCCTGCTGCAGACCCCCTGCCTCGGCCTGCCTGCCGCCCTGCCGTCCAGGCCTGGCCTGCGCCTCTGGCGCACGGGCCGCGATGTCCTGGGCCTGCACAGCCTCTCCGCCGTGGGCAGCCCTTCACCTTCCTGTCGTCCCGTACTGGAAGACTTCTGGCAGGCGGTTTTTCTGTACATCTACCAGCCCGCTCTGGCACCCTTGCTGCAAACTCGCCTGACGGCCCTGCACACGCGCTTCCCCGCACTGCAGACGCGTCTTGGGGCAGCCCTGGCGCAGGTCTGCGCCCACTGCGCCGCAGCCCTCAGAAATGACGCCCGCAGCCTGCCCCCAGGTTTCTGGAACTCCCAGCCGCCCCTGGCCCGCCTGGGCAGCGGTTTTTTGCACCTCTATCTGCAAAACGCCAGCTACAGCCGCCGCGCTTGGCGCACGGCCCTGGAACGCCTGGCCGACCTCGCATCCAGGCTGGGCTGA